The Panacibacter microcysteis genome includes a window with the following:
- a CDS encoding Dabb family protein, whose protein sequence is MKKIVTCVLLVLLATPALFAQKSMEKEKVLRHVVLFKFKDDAKAADVQKVEDAFRALKGKIKLIKDFEFGKNNSPENINQGFTHCFFVTFASEKDRDEYLVHADHKAFVEVLKPYLDKALVVDYWARD, encoded by the coding sequence ATGAAAAAGATCGTTACCTGTGTATTGCTCGTATTGCTTGCAACACCCGCATTATTTGCACAAAAAAGTATGGAAAAAGAAAAAGTATTGAGACACGTAGTATTATTCAAATTTAAAGATGATGCAAAAGCTGCAGACGTGCAGAAAGTGGAAGATGCCTTCCGGGCACTGAAGGGCAAAATTAAACTCATCAAAGATTTTGAGTTTGGCAAAAACAACAGCCCCGAAAACATTAACCAGGGCTTTACACACTGTTTCTTTGTAACGTTTGCAAGCGAAAAAGACCGCGATGAATATCTTGTTCACGCAGACCACAAGGCATTTGTAGAAGTGCTAAAGCCTTATCTTGATAAAGCACTTGTAGTAGATTACTGGGCAAGAGATTAA
- a CDS encoding VOC family protein yields the protein MKAKALNLSPMLETKDLPATKDFYTAILGFNCDTYSEEWGWAHFSKDEIAIMFSKPNEERNIPEPIMSGSLYITVDDIDSVWDELKYNCSICYPIENFEYGMREFGVFDNNGYLLQFGEVINKNIPLD from the coding sequence ATGAAAGCAAAAGCACTTAACCTCTCTCCTATGCTGGAGACAAAAGATCTGCCGGCAACAAAAGATTTTTATACAGCCATACTGGGCTTTAATTGCGATACGTACAGTGAAGAATGGGGCTGGGCGCACTTTTCGAAAGATGAGATAGCGATCATGTTTAGTAAACCCAATGAAGAAAGAAATATTCCTGAACCTATCATGAGCGGCTCGCTATACATAACTGTAGACGATATAGACAGCGTGTGGGATGAATTAAAATATAACTGCAGCATTTGCTACCCCATAGAAAATTTTGAATACGGCATGCGTGAATTTGGAGTATTTGATAACAACGGTTACCTGCTGCAGTTTGGTGAAGTGATCAACAAGAATATTCCGTTGGATTAA
- a CDS encoding SnoaL-like domain-containing protein — protein sequence MTTQEIASRLVELCRKGDFETAQEELYAADAISVEPYATPEFKKETTGKEAIKEKGKIWASMVQEMKGIEVSEPLVAGNVFACTIRMHVVMKQGGEMDMTELCMYKVKDGKVISEEFFV from the coding sequence ATGACAACACAAGAAATTGCCAGCCGATTGGTGGAATTATGCCGTAAAGGCGATTTTGAAACTGCGCAGGAAGAACTTTATGCAGCAGATGCCATAAGCGTTGAACCTTATGCTACACCTGAATTCAAAAAAGAAACAACGGGCAAAGAAGCTATTAAAGAGAAGGGTAAAATATGGGCTTCTATGGTACAGGAGATGAAAGGTATTGAAGTATCTGAGCCTCTGGTAGCAGGTAATGTGTTTGCATGTACCATACGCATGCATGTAGTTATGAAACAGGGCGGGGAGATGGACATGACGGAGCTTTGTATGTACAAGGTAAAAGATGGCAAAGTGATATCAGAAGAATTTTTTGTGTAG
- a CDS encoding O-methyltransferase, whose amino-acid sequence MEQQLFEAVDQYICNLVAQEDEALQATVESITNNNIPQISISAGQGKFLQVMARLCNAKKILELGTLAGYSTIWMARALPKDGKLISLEYEALHAKVATENISHAGLGDVVEIRLGSAIDLLPVLKQEGHVFDMIFIDADKPPYAEYFQWALQLSHPGTLIIADNVIREGKVLESDHEDERVRGVDRFNRLLAETKSVTASIIQTVGAKEHDGMAIAVVNQHI is encoded by the coding sequence ATGGAACAACAACTTTTTGAAGCAGTAGACCAGTACATCTGCAACCTGGTAGCGCAGGAAGATGAAGCCCTGCAGGCCACGGTGGAGTCTATAACAAACAACAACATTCCGCAGATAAGCATTTCTGCGGGCCAGGGAAAGTTTTTACAGGTAATGGCCAGGTTATGCAACGCAAAAAAAATACTCGAACTGGGTACACTGGCCGGTTATAGTACCATATGGATGGCAAGGGCATTACCAAAAGATGGAAAACTTATAAGCCTGGAGTATGAAGCACTGCATGCAAAAGTTGCAACGGAAAATATCAGCCATGCCGGCCTTGGTGATGTGGTTGAAATTCGCTTAGGCAGCGCCATAGATCTGTTGCCGGTATTAAAACAGGAAGGGCATGTATTCGATATGATTTTTATTGATGCCGATAAACCACCATATGCTGAATACTTCCAATGGGCATTGCAGCTCTCTCACCCGGGTACATTGATCATTGCAGACAATGTAATACGCGAAGGCAAAGTGTTGGAAAGTGATCATGAAGATGAAAGGGTAAGAGGTGTTGATCGCTTTAACCGCCTGCTTGCCGAAACAAAAAGCGTAACAGCATCCATCATACAAACAGTAGGTGCAAAGGAACATGATGGAATGGCCATTGCTGTTGTAAACCAACATATATAA
- a CDS encoding MlaD family protein, with amino-acid sequence MKNAKNKRAIIVGIFICVGIAIFITTIFTIGGEKKSFSKKFPVKAIFTDINGLQEGDNIWFSGVKIGTVKKIDLQGNAKVEVTMNVDEKAKPFIKKDARVKISSDGFIGNKLLVIFEGTPNTQPVAENDVLQTVTMPSTEDLFTTLQANSQNLLAITGNFKEISKRINDGDGSVGALINDKTLSVKLNNTLENFRKASLGSQKAINDIQSFTAALNNPNHAVHQLVTDTIMTDLLRSSIVQLREATYTASNFVNELEAASEKLNDATSPAGVLLNDQQTAEALKATILNLRSGSKKLDEDLEALQHNFLLRGYFKKKEKEEKKKD; translated from the coding sequence ATGAAAAACGCAAAAAATAAAAGAGCAATCATTGTTGGCATATTTATCTGTGTTGGCATTGCCATATTTATCACAACCATCTTTACCATTGGCGGAGAGAAAAAATCTTTCAGTAAAAAATTTCCTGTGAAAGCAATTTTTACAGACATTAATGGTTTGCAGGAAGGAGATAACATTTGGTTTTCCGGGGTAAAGATTGGTACAGTAAAAAAGATAGACCTGCAGGGCAATGCAAAAGTGGAAGTAACAATGAACGTAGATGAAAAGGCTAAACCCTTTATTAAAAAAGATGCAAGAGTAAAAATTAGTTCTGATGGCTTTATTGGCAATAAATTGCTGGTAATATTCGAAGGCACGCCAAACACCCAGCCTGTTGCAGAGAATGACGTTCTACAAACGGTTACCATGCCCAGCACAGAAGATCTTTTTACAACACTGCAGGCTAACAGCCAGAACCTGCTTGCCATTACGGGCAACTTTAAAGAGATCAGCAAACGAATCAACGACGGTGATGGCTCTGTTGGCGCGCTGATCAACGATAAAACGTTATCTGTTAAGCTCAACAATACATTAGAAAATTTCAGAAAAGCATCCCTTGGTTCGCAAAAAGCTATTAACGATATACAATCTTTTACAGCAGCATTGAATAACCCCAACCATGCAGTACATCAACTGGTAACAGATACTATTATGACCGATCTGCTACGAAGCAGTATTGTACAATTGCGGGAAGCAACCTATACCGCGTCTAATTTTGTAAATGAACTGGAAGCTGCTTCTGAAAAACTGAATGATGCAACCTCACCGGCAGGCGTTTTACTAAACGACCAGCAAACAGCGGAAGCACTAAAGGCAACCATTCTCAACCTGCGTTCAGGCAGTAAAAAGCTGGATGAAGACCTGGAAGCATTACAGCACAACTTTTTACTGAGAGGCTATTTTAAAAAGAAAGAAAAAGAAGAAAAGAAAAAAGACTAA
- a CDS encoding ABC transporter ATP-binding protein encodes MKKHTPHIDKNETVIHIKNLQKSFGNNHVLRGIDLDVYKGENVVVLGRSGTGKSVLIKIIAGLLMPDAGHVEVLQQEIEHISLQELRALRLHIGFSFQNSALYDSMTIYENLQFPLVRNMRNLSRSDIDKAIYDVLEAVGLLQTKDQRPSELSGGQRKRIGIARTLILKPDIMLYDEPTAGLDPITSMEINNLINEVQENFHTSSIIITHDLTCAKTTGDRIAVLLDGTFTAQGTFEEVFAQADERIQSFYDYNFINGK; translated from the coding sequence ATGAAAAAACATACACCACATATTGATAAGAATGAAACGGTCATTCATATAAAGAACCTGCAAAAGTCTTTTGGCAATAACCATGTTTTGCGCGGTATAGACCTGGATGTATACAAGGGAGAGAATGTTGTGGTGCTTGGAAGATCTGGAACCGGAAAATCTGTACTGATAAAAATCATTGCCGGCTTACTGATGCCTGATGCCGGGCATGTTGAAGTGTTGCAACAGGAAATTGAACACATCAGTTTGCAGGAATTAAGGGCGCTGAGGTTGCATATAGGCTTTTCATTTCAGAACAGTGCATTGTATGATAGTATGACCATTTATGAAAACCTGCAATTTCCGCTGGTAAGAAATATGCGCAATCTTTCCAGAAGTGATATTGACAAGGCCATTTATGATGTACTGGAAGCAGTGGGACTATTGCAAACCAAAGACCAGCGTCCTTCCGAGCTGTCTGGCGGCCAGCGAAAAAGAATAGGTATTGCCAGAACACTTATCCTTAAACCAGACATTATGTTGTACGATGAACCTACTGCAGGTCTCGATCCTATCACGAGTATGGAGATCAATAACCTGATCAATGAAGTACAGGAGAATTTTCATACAAGTTCGATCATCATTACACACGACCTTACCTGCGCAAAAACAACCGGTGACCGTATTGCGGTACTGCTGGACGGCACTTTTACCGCACAGGGCACTTTTGAAGAAGTGTTTGCCCAGGCAGACGAAAGGATACAAAGTTTTTATGACTATAACTTTATTAACGGCAAATGA
- a CDS encoding MlaE family ABC transporter permease, whose protein sequence is MAKKREKDFYISAKTDSFFLDIYGAYQFIKLFFKELFLPPYEGKEILRQCYDIGYRSLGLITLTGFITGLVFTKQSRPSLAEFGATSWLPSLIAIAIIRALAPLVTALIAAGKVGSNIGAELGSMRVTEQIDAMEVSATNPFKFLVVTRVIATTIVVPILAIYSGFVGMAGAYLNIAANEHISVKAFLQSAFNSINFLDITTSVIKAVVFGFTVGIVGCYKGYYTTQGTQGVGKSANSAVVISMFLIFMEEMIIVQIVNFFRTGG, encoded by the coding sequence ATGGCAAAAAAGAGAGAAAAGGACTTTTACATTTCTGCAAAGACAGATTCCTTTTTTCTTGACATTTATGGCGCATATCAGTTCATAAAGCTTTTTTTTAAAGAACTTTTTCTGCCGCCTTATGAAGGCAAAGAAATATTGCGTCAATGTTATGATATCGGTTACCGCTCCTTAGGACTTATTACCCTTACAGGCTTTATTACAGGACTTGTATTTACAAAGCAATCAAGACCGTCACTGGCAGAGTTTGGTGCTACTTCATGGTTACCATCGCTTATTGCTATTGCAATTATAAGGGCACTTGCACCGCTTGTTACGGCATTGATAGCTGCCGGTAAAGTAGGGTCTAATATTGGCGCCGAACTGGGCTCTATGCGTGTAACAGAGCAAATAGATGCAATGGAAGTTTCTGCCACTAATCCATTTAAGTTTCTGGTTGTTACACGGGTAATTGCTACAACAATCGTAGTACCTATACTGGCAATCTATTCAGGCTTTGTAGGCATGGCAGGCGCCTATCTCAATATTGCAGCAAATGAACACATCAGCGTAAAAGCGTTCCTGCAATCGGCTTTCAACAGCATTAATTTTCTTGATATAACAACCTCTGTTATCAAAGCAGTGGTATTTGGTTTTACAGTGGGTATTGTGGGTTGTTATAAAGGTTATTACACAACACAAGGTACGCAGGGTGTTGGTAAATCAGCCAACTCGGCTGTGGTAATTTCCATGTTTCTCATATTTATGGAAGAGATGATCATTGTGCAAATCGTAAACTTCTTCAGAACCGGCGGATGA
- a CDS encoding transporter has translation MKKIITLTVLLLVAGNLLACDICGCGVGSYYLGILPDFKKRFIGLRYQHKGLTTHISADGSVSYLTSQEIYQTAEVWGAFNIGKRFRIMGFVPVNFNERLNQGKTTSKSGMGDIAVLGYFKLLDRQKTIGDKRFAQSLWVGGGIKLPVGTYDPTDANIAQNTQNTFQLGTGSVDFTVNAMYDVRLQDAGINTNVSYKINTANKYDYRYGNKLTGNVLAYYKFNIKNKLTIAPNAGIMYETAQKDLNARKHFVDESGGYSMMGILGVECNIKNIAFGGNYQSPLAQTLAGNRVKAKDRFMVHVSFSF, from the coding sequence ATGAAAAAAATTATCACGCTTACAGTATTGTTACTGGTAGCCGGCAATCTTCTTGCCTGCGATATTTGCGGCTGCGGAGTGGGCAGCTACTACCTGGGTATTTTGCCCGATTTTAAAAAACGCTTTATCGGCTTACGGTACCAGCACAAAGGATTAACAACACACATTAGTGCAGACGGAAGTGTAAGTTACCTTACCAGCCAGGAAATATACCAGACTGCAGAAGTGTGGGGTGCATTTAATATTGGTAAGCGTTTTCGCATAATGGGTTTTGTTCCCGTAAACTTTAACGAGCGGCTAAACCAGGGTAAAACAACATCGAAAAGTGGTATGGGAGATATTGCTGTGCTTGGCTATTTTAAATTACTTGACCGCCAAAAAACAATTGGCGACAAACGTTTTGCTCAGTCGCTTTGGGTAGGTGGCGGCATCAAACTGCCTGTTGGAACTTACGACCCTACAGATGCCAACATTGCTCAAAACACACAAAATACGTTTCAGCTTGGCACCGGCAGTGTTGATTTTACGGTCAATGCTATGTATGATGTGCGTCTGCAGGACGCAGGCATCAACACCAACGTCAGCTATAAAATAAATACTGCAAACAAATATGATTACCGCTATGGCAATAAATTGACAGGCAATGTACTTGCTTACTATAAGTTCAACATCAAAAACAAACTAACCATCGCACCAAACGCGGGTATTATGTACGAGACTGCACAAAAAGACCTGAATGCACGTAAACACTTTGTAGACGAGAGCGGGGGTTACAGCATGATGGGTATTTTAGGCGTAGAATGCAATATCAAAAACATTGCTTTCGGTGGCAATTATCAATCTCCGCTGGCGCAAACGCTGGCCGGCAACAGGGTAAAAGCAAAAGACAGGTTTATGGTGCATGTGTCTTTTAGTTTTTAA
- a CDS encoding cytochrome-c peroxidase produces the protein MTRIIKPLLKNAALIAGCAILITACNKNDSTSPKAMPLVMPANFPPLVYDLSANPITEEGFMLGRKLFYDPILSADNTISCGFCHIQGSAFTQHGHKVSHGINDKVGVRNSPPIMNLGWYTSFFWDGGVFNLDLQPIAPIENPVEMGETMPNVLAKLNASAAYRQLFSKAFGSSEITSGNMLKALSQFMLQCISANSRYDKYVRNEGETFTEDEKAGMQIFQQKCSSCHSTDLFTDNDFHNNGLVPTIVNDSGRFKITLNPADMYKFKTPSLRNVANTPPYMHDGRLFTLEAVLDHYSSGMADSPTLDPLLKQNGTPGIPLLPAEKTQLIAFLHTLSDEQFLRDKKLSEQ, from the coding sequence ATGACTAGAATAATAAAGCCATTGCTGAAAAATGCGGCGCTGATAGCAGGCTGTGCCATATTAATCACTGCCTGTAACAAAAACGACAGCACATCACCAAAGGCAATGCCTTTGGTGATGCCTGCTAACTTTCCACCGCTTGTTTACGATCTTTCGGCTAACCCCATAACGGAAGAAGGTTTTATGCTGGGCAGAAAGCTGTTTTACGATCCTATATTATCTGCCGACAATACCATCAGTTGTGGGTTTTGCCACATACAGGGCAGCGCATTTACACAACATGGTCATAAGGTTAGCCATGGCATCAATGATAAAGTGGGTGTACGTAACTCACCACCCATTATGAACCTTGGCTGGTATACCAGCTTTTTCTGGGATGGCGGAGTATTCAACCTGGACCTGCAGCCGATAGCACCAATTGAAAATCCTGTAGAGATGGGTGAAACCATGCCCAATGTGCTTGCCAAATTAAATGCCAGTGCAGCTTACAGGCAACTATTCAGTAAGGCATTTGGCAGCAGTGAAATTACCAGCGGCAATATGCTGAAAGCATTATCTCAGTTCATGTTGCAGTGCATCAGCGCGAACTCGAGGTACGACAAATATGTGCGCAACGAAGGCGAAACCTTTACGGAAGATGAGAAGGCGGGTATGCAAATATTTCAGCAAAAATGCAGCAGTTGCCATAGCACCGATCTTTTTACAGATAATGATTTTCACAACAACGGGCTGGTGCCAACAATAGTGAATGACAGCGGCAGGTTTAAAATAACGCTGAACCCGGCAGACATGTACAAATTTAAAACACCCAGCCTGCGCAATGTGGCCAATACGCCACCCTACATGCACGATGGGAGGCTTTTTACACTTGAAGCGGTATTGGACCATTATAGCAGCGGTATGGCAGACAGCCCAACGCTTGACCCTTTACTTAAGCAAAACGGTACACCTGGAATACCATTGCTACCGGCTGAAAAAACACAACTGATCGCTTTCCTGCATACACTTTCAGATGAACAATTTTTAAGAGACAAAAAACTCAGTGAACAATGA
- a CDS encoding MbnP family protein, which produces MKKLPVIAVALTILMFSCKKESNTPDFSATDKGGIGIEFDNVAGDADLVLNTAAYTNAVGETYNITKFNYYISNIVLLNENGSEYTVPKDESYFLVEEDNEATHVVELENVPAGNYTGIRFIVGIDSLKCTAPVEERTGVLDPAAGGADMYWSWNSGYIFLKMEGTSSASAMGDYMYHIGGFGGYSSATINNIKTISLTVPAGGKATVRKDITPDMHLLIDAKKVLDGTTNVSIAANSMVMFNDYSVNIANNYANMFRIDHVHND; this is translated from the coding sequence ATGAAAAAATTACCTGTTATTGCTGTGGCGCTAACCATACTTATGTTTTCCTGTAAAAAAGAAAGTAACACGCCGGATTTTTCTGCTACAGACAAGGGCGGCATCGGGATTGAATTTGATAATGTAGCAGGCGATGCAGACCTGGTACTTAACACGGCAGCATATACGAATGCTGTGGGTGAAACCTATAACATAACAAAATTCAACTACTATATAAGCAACATTGTTCTGCTCAATGAAAACGGGTCTGAATATACTGTTCCGAAAGATGAGAGTTACTTCCTTGTGGAAGAAGATAACGAGGCAACGCATGTGGTTGAACTTGAAAATGTGCCCGCAGGCAATTATACCGGCATAAGGTTTATTGTTGGTATTGACAGTTTGAAATGTACAGCGCCTGTTGAGGAACGTACCGGTGTGCTGGACCCCGCAGCCGGTGGCGCAGATATGTACTGGAGCTGGAACAGCGGCTATATCTTTTTGAAAATGGAAGGTACATCTTCAGCATCTGCAATGGGTGATTATATGTACCACATCGGTGGCTTTGGTGGTTACAGTTCGGCTACCATCAACAATATCAAAACCATTTCGCTTACGGTACCCGCAGGCGGAAAAGCTACCGTAAGAAAAGACATTACACCCGACATGCATTTACTTATTGATGCAAAAAAAGTGCTTGATGGCACTACCAATGTAAGCATTGCAGCAAACAGCATGGTAATGTTTAACGACTACTCGGTAAACATTGCCAACAATTACGCAAACATGTTCAGAATAGACCATGTACACAATGACTAG
- a CDS encoding YfcC family protein, with protein MAKKRGFPAPLTIIMIVIVLAAIATWFVPAGSYNRLSYGENHFVLTSKEAAVTLPATQETLDSLGIKIALEKFSGGDIRKPVAVPGTYNHEPAERQGIISVLQAPFKGMYDTIDIILFILATGGFIAIFYESGALEKGIQALGRKMTGKENSLIIIFTFLFALGGSSYGMAEETIAFYPLLVPIFLAAGFDLLVPVAVIFLGSTIGTMAAVTCPFSVIIASNAAGINWVAGTGGRIIMFVLCTAVTISYILYYGKKVKRDPSCSFVRRFDGDVKPKFTVTENNDNNELSLRDKFVLLLFALTFGMLVYGVVALGWWLLEMSALFFASSLLLALIIRTPEKTFVAKFIRGAEDLLSVAFIVGFARGVTIILNDGHISDSILYYAAGIIQGMPPALFIISIFVLYLFLSIFIASSSGMAVLTMPIIAPLGVMIGMDNLHIVNAYLFGMGIMNIITPTGLVLPALTMVNVSYKTWLRFILPLLVILFFMSIIYLLIGVLF; from the coding sequence ATGGCAAAAAAGCGTGGTTTCCCTGCACCGTTAACCATTATTATGATCGTAATTGTGCTTGCTGCAATTGCTACATGGTTTGTGCCTGCAGGTTCTTACAACAGGCTATCATACGGGGAAAACCATTTTGTACTTACTTCGAAAGAAGCTGCAGTTACGTTGCCTGCCACGCAAGAAACGCTTGACAGTCTTGGCATAAAAATAGCCTTGGAAAAATTTTCCGGTGGCGATATTCGCAAACCCGTTGCGGTGCCGGGTACTTATAACCATGAACCAGCAGAAAGGCAAGGCATTATCAGTGTTCTCCAGGCGCCATTCAAGGGCATGTACGACACCATAGACATTATTTTATTTATACTTGCTACCGGAGGTTTTATCGCAATATTTTACGAATCAGGTGCGCTGGAAAAAGGCATTCAGGCTCTTGGGAGAAAAATGACAGGCAAAGAAAACAGCCTTATCATCATTTTCACTTTCCTGTTTGCATTAGGCGGCAGCAGTTATGGTATGGCTGAAGAAACAATAGCATTCTATCCCCTGCTGGTACCCATATTTCTCGCAGCCGGCTTCGATCTGCTGGTGCCCGTGGCTGTTATATTCTTAGGCTCCACTATCGGCACCATGGCGGCGGTCACCTGTCCCTTCTCTGTTATCATTGCATCAAACGCGGCAGGCATCAACTGGGTTGCGGGCACAGGTGGCCGCATTATCATGTTTGTACTTTGCACGGCAGTCACGATATCCTATATCCTTTATTACGGCAAAAAGGTAAAGCGTGATCCTTCCTGCTCTTTTGTGCGCAGGTTTGATGGAGACGTGAAGCCAAAATTCACCGTTACGGAAAATAACGACAACAATGAACTAAGCCTTCGCGATAAATTTGTTCTGTTACTTTTTGCTTTAACCTTTGGCATGCTGGTATATGGTGTGGTGGCATTAGGCTGGTGGCTGCTGGAAATGAGTGCATTGTTTTTTGCATCTTCACTGTTATTGGCGCTCATCATACGTACGCCCGAAAAAACATTTGTTGCTAAATTTATCCGTGGTGCAGAAGACCTCTTGTCTGTTGCATTCATAGTTGGCTTTGCCCGCGGCGTTACCATCATTCTCAACGATGGCCATATAAGTGATTCTATACTGTATTATGCCGCAGGCATTATACAGGGCATGCCTCCGGCACTGTTCATCATAAGCATATTTGTCTTATACCTTTTTTTAAGCATATTCATTGCTTCATCATCTGGCATGGCTGTGTTGACCATGCCCATCATTGCACCACTTGGCGTTATGATAGGCATGGACAACCTCCACATCGTAAACGCATACCTCTTTGGCATGGGCATTATGAACATTATTACGCCTACAGGCCTTGTGCTGCCTGCGCTTACCATGGTAAATGTCAGTTATAAAACATGGCTGCGTTTTATATTGCCTCTTTTGGTAATACTATTTTTCATGTCGATTATTTACCTGCTGATTGGTGTATTATTTTGA